Proteins found in one Caldisericia bacterium genomic segment:
- a CDS encoding DNA topoisomerase subunit B: MEERNRYDATFIKVLEGLEGVRKRPSMYIGSTDASGLHHLVFEVVDNSIDEAMAGFCKNIIVTIHKDNSISVLDDGRGIPPDIHPQYGVSGIELALTKLHAGGKFEGKAYKVSGGLHGVGISVVNALSEDLYVEVYRDGKKYYQFYSKGKSLGELKEENIDENKTGTFIKFKPDPEIFETTEFNYEIIKERLITLAFLNKGVRIKLVDERTNKVEEFLYDGGIKSYFDELIKDKDLTHLPIYFSEEKENFFFEVIFTYTNTTKTNILSYVNSIYTSEGGTHLTGFRSGLTKFLNEEGKKFEFLKNDDSFTWEDVAEGLFAIINIRIFDPQFEGQTKTKLGNSWVKKEFEDFIYHNLISTLEKNPNTLKIILKRVELSKKAREAARKARELVRKKVFFDETLPGKLADCSEKDPEKSELFIVEGESAGGSAKQGRNRTTQAILPLRGKILNAIKSSVHKILDNNEIKSIIASLGTGILENFDINKLRYKKIIIMTDADVDGSHIKTLLLAFFWTYLKEIIEEGYLYVAMPPLYKISYGKNKKYAYSEEEKDKIIGELEKGGIKYSINRYKGLGEMNPEELYETTMNPETRILKKVQVQDGERAKEIIDTLMGEDVLIRKNFIEEHALEVKELDI; encoded by the coding sequence ATGGAAGAAAGAAATAGGTATGATGCAACTTTTATAAAAGTACTTGAAGGCTTAGAGGGTGTTAGAAAAAGACCAAGCATGTATATTGGTTCAACAGACGCTTCAGGTCTTCATCACCTTGTTTTTGAGGTTGTTGATAACTCAATTGATGAAGCAATGGCTGGTTTTTGTAAGAATATTATAGTCACAATTCATAAAGATAACTCTATCTCAGTTCTTGATGATGGAAGAGGAATTCCACCTGATATTCATCCACAATATGGAGTTTCAGGCATAGAACTTGCTTTAACAAAACTTCATGCTGGAGGAAAGTTTGAAGGTAAGGCATATAAAGTTTCAGGAGGTCTGCATGGAGTTGGAATATCAGTTGTAAATGCCCTTTCTGAAGATCTTTATGTTGAGGTTTATAGAGACGGAAAAAAATATTATCAATTTTATTCAAAGGGAAAAAGTTTGGGAGAGTTAAAAGAAGAGAATATAGATGAAAATAAGACAGGGACTTTTATTAAATTTAAACCTGATCCAGAAATTTTTGAAACAACTGAATTTAATTATGAAATTATAAAAGAAAGACTAATAACTTTAGCATTTTTAAATAAAGGGGTTAGAATAAAACTTGTTGACGAGAGAACAAATAAGGTAGAAGAATTTTTATATGATGGTGGAATTAAATCATATTTTGATGAATTAATTAAAGACAAGGATTTAACTCATCTACCTATTTATTTTTCTGAAGAAAAAGAAAATTTCTTTTTTGAAGTAATTTTTACATATACAAATACCACAAAAACAAATATTTTATCTTATGTCAATTCTATATATACCTCAGAGGGTGGAACTCACCTTACTGGATTTAGGAGTGGTTTAACAAAATTTTTAAATGAGGAAGGAAAAAAATTTGAATTTTTAAAAAATGATGACTCTTTTACATGGGAGGATGTGGCAGAAGGTTTATTTGCAATAATCAATATAAGGATTTTTGATCCTCAATTTGAGGGTCAAACAAAAACAAAACTTGGAAATTCATGGGTTAAGAAAGAGTTTGAAGATTTTATATACCATAATTTAATTAGTACTTTAGAAAAAAACCCTAATACTTTAAAAATAATTTTAAAAAGAGTTGAACTTAGCAAAAAAGCAAGAGAAGCAGCAAGAAAAGCAAGAGAACTTGTAAGAAAAAAAGTATTTTTTGATGAAACTCTTCCAGGAAAACTTGCAGATTGTTCAGAAAAAGATCCTGAAAAATCTGAACTATTTATTGTAGAGGGTGAATCTGCAGGAGGAAGTGCAAAACAAGGGAGAAATAGAACTACTCAAGCAATTTTACCTTTGAGGGGCAAAATTTTAAATGCAATTAAATCTTCTGTTCATAAAATATTAGATAATAATGAAATAAAGTCAATTATTGCTTCATTGGGTACAGGAATTCTTGAAAATTTTGATATTAATAAATTAAGATACAAAAAAATAATTATTATGACTGATGCAGATGTTGATGGCTCTCATATTAAAACCCTTCTTCTTGCCTTTTTTTGGACTTATCTAAAAGAGATAATAGAAGAGGGTTATCTATATGTAGCTATGCCTCCGCTTTATAAGATTTCATATGGAAAAAATAAAAAATATGCATATTCTGAGGAAGAAAAAGATAAAATAATAGGAGAACTGGAAAAGGGGGGTATTAAATATTCGATAAACAGATATAAAGGTCTTGGAGAAATGAATCCAGAAGAATTATATGAGACAACTATGAATCCAGAAACTAGAATATTAAAAAAAGTTCAAGTTCAAGATGGTGAAAGGGCAAAAGAGATAATTGATACCCTTATGGGCGAGGATGTTTTAATAAGAAAAAATTTTATAGAGGAACATGCTCTGGAGGTGAAAGAACTTGATATATAA
- a CDS encoding DUF721 domain-containing protein, whose translation MIEKLSQILDRFLEERDLKKKIYEKDIILNWKKYVGTLLATHIIPINIKKGTLVVYSDHPTWSENFLNLFPEIKEKINKIYGYEIINEVKVILKRKGYGRKK comes from the coding sequence ATGATTGAGAAACTTTCTCAAATATTAGATAGATTTTTAGAAGAGAGAGATTTAAAGAAAAAAATTTATGAAAAAGATATAATATTAAACTGGAAAAAATATGTTGGCACTCTTTTAGCAACTCATATTATACCTATTAATATTAAAAAAGGAACTCTTGTAGTTTATTCTGATCACCCAACTTGGAGCGAAAATTTTTTAAATCTTTTTCCTGAAATTAAAGAAAAGATCAATAAAATTTATGGATACGAAATAATTAATGAAGTAAAAGTTATTTTAAAAAGGAAGGGATATGGAAGAAAGAAATAG
- the recF gene encoding DNA replication and repair protein RecF (All proteins in this family for which functions are known are DNA-binding proteins that assist the filamentation of RecA onto DNA for the initiation of recombination or recombinational repair.) has product MIIKEISILTFRNFDEFFLKFNDKLNLIIGKNGSGKTNLLNAIYYLSSGNTFNNLKENELPKFPETSFFLSGIFYEDDSKIKVEIIYKDKKKLISINGKPIQSQKELIGVIPVIFFNFRTKDIILKEPELRRNFLDTNISMIDKEYKYLISEYTDILQSKNSILKKLKEDKENFYFEILLESLNEKLYEIGIKIQEKRDNFIKRLKETFLNLYLKKVEIVYEPKIISLQELNKIKFEEIERGYGLIGPHLDDILFLYKGIDIKNLFSLGEIEEVSLYLILSLYNIVLETLKKEAIILIDDLFETIDKSKIENLGELLYNFNQVIITSFSKEIIPVELIDKSSTFFLKSLGDKE; this is encoded by the coding sequence ATGATAATAAAAGAGATATCAATTTTAACTTTTAGAAATTTTGATGAATTTTTTCTTAAATTCAATGATAAATTAAATTTAATTATTGGAAAAAATGGAAGTGGAAAAACAAATTTACTTAACGCAATTTATTATCTTTCAAGTGGTAATACTTTTAATAATTTGAAAGAGAATGAACTTCCAAAATTTCCTGAAACAAGTTTTTTCTTAAGCGGAATTTTTTATGAGGATGATTCAAAAATTAAGGTCGAAATAATATATAAAGATAAAAAGAAATTAATTTCAATCAATGGTAAACCAATTCAATCACAAAAAGAACTTATTGGAGTTATTCCAGTTATATTTTTTAATTTTAGAACAAAAGATATTATATTAAAAGAACCAGAATTAAGAAGAAATTTTTTAGATACAAACATCTCGATGATAGATAAAGAGTATAAATATTTAATTTCAGAATATACTGATATACTCCAATCAAAAAATTCAATTTTAAAAAAGTTAAAGGAAGATAAAGAAAATTTTTATTTTGAAATACTTTTAGAATCACTTAATGAAAAGTTATATGAAATAGGAATTAAAATACAAGAAAAGAGAGACAATTTTATTAAAAGGTTAAAAGAGACTTTTTTAAATTTATATTTAAAAAAAGTAGAAATAGTTTATGAACCAAAAATTATTTCTTTGCAAGAACTAAATAAAATTAAATTTGAAGAAATTGAAAGAGGATATGGATTAATAGGCCCACATCTTGATGATATTCTTTTTTTATATAAAGGAATTGATATTAAAAATCTTTTCTCTTTGGGAGAAATAGAAGAAGTCTCTCTATATTTAATACTTTCACTCTATAATATAGTTCTTGAAACTTTGAAAAAGGAAGCAATTATTTTAATTGATGACCTTTTTGAAACAATAGATAAGAGTAAAATTGAAAATTTAGGAGAATTATTGTATAATTTTAATCAAGTTATTATAACCTCCTTTTCAAAGGAGATTATTCCAGTGGAACTAATTGATAAAAGTTCCACTTTTTTTTTGAAATCTTTAGGAGATAAAGAATGA
- the dnaN gene encoding DNA polymerase III subunit beta, which produces MFKVKKEELLKGFTILNRIIKSTPTMPILSNVLIDKEENKGVLIGTDLEVGVKYYFNYEGEINRIIVSSKTFQNLLRSFNKEDIEIEKNEGFINITSDGKDYKIRIIEEDYPFISMEDIEKEIFVNKDFLGKGLKKISFSIGDPQKTRLEFSSCLVEFKNDDVKLVSTDGNRLSLFVSKNFKKDEADFSFLIPKGSVSVLERILELEEKEIVKLSFSPRSFSYLGGSVYFISRLGQGNFPNYEMVLPRNEEKYIILNRKELIDSLQRLLLITREGSGKVQFDIKDKLILKGSSIDIGEGIEEIEIIDGSKSNEKIYLDNKKVLEGLKTMEEENIKIIFFDSESPITFKDSDKHLYIIMPYRSE; this is translated from the coding sequence ATGTTTAAAGTTAAAAAGGAAGAACTTTTAAAAGGATTTACTATTTTAAATAGAATTATTAAATCCACACCAACTATGCCAATCCTTTCAAATGTTTTAATTGATAAAGAAGAAAATAAAGGAGTTTTAATAGGAACCGATTTAGAGGTAGGTGTAAAATATTACTTTAATTATGAAGGCGAAATTAATAGAATAATTGTTTCATCAAAAACATTTCAAAATTTATTAAGATCTTTTAATAAAGAAGATATTGAAATTGAAAAAAATGAGGGTTTTATAAATATAACCTCTGATGGCAAGGATTATAAAATAAGAATAATAGAAGAAGATTATCCATTTATTTCTATGGAAGATATTGAAAAAGAAATTTTTGTAAACAAAGATTTTTTAGGAAAAGGATTAAAGAAAATTTCATTTTCAATTGGAGACCCACAAAAAACTAGATTAGAATTTTCTTCTTGTCTTGTTGAGTTTAAAAATGATGATGTTAAATTGGTATCTACAGATGGAAATAGGTTATCATTATTTGTCAGTAAAAATTTTAAAAAGGATGAAGCAGATTTCTCTTTTTTAATTCCAAAAGGTAGTGTATCGGTTCTTGAAAGAATTTTAGAATTAGAAGAAAAAGAAATTGTTAAATTGTCATTTTCACCAAGAAGTTTTTCATATTTAGGTGGCTCAGTTTATTTTATTTCAAGATTGGGTCAAGGTAATTTTCCAAATTATGAAATGGTTCTTCCCAGGAATGAGGAGAAATATATTATTTTAAATAGAAAAGAGTTAATTGATTCTTTACAAAGATTACTTTTAATTACAAGAGAGGGAAGTGGAAAAGTTCAATTTGATATAAAAGATAAACTTATTTTGAAAGGAAGTTCAATAGATATAGGAGAAGGAATAGAAGAAATTGAAATTATTGATGGAAGTAAAAGTAATGAGAAAATTTATCTTGATAATAAAAAGGTATTAGAAGGCTTAAAAACAATGGAAGAAGAAAATATAAAAATAATATTTTTTGATAGTGAATCTCCTATAACATTTAAAGATAGTGATAAACATCTTTACATTATAATGCCATATAGATCTGAATGA
- the dnaA gene encoding chromosomal replication initiator protein DnaA, protein MKGIWEKTLGIIKDYLSKPSFETWFKTTEVIEEGDEKLKIGVISEFAKDWLRSNYLSLIKEVLRAVAGKDIEVEFVVIKKDEEREELKIEQKNSFGLNENYTFENFVVGESNKLAHAASLAVAKNPGRSYNPLFIYGGVGLGKTHLIQAIGHYIIKTKPALKVVYITSEVFTNEVINSIQKNKMNEFHEKYRNIDCLLIDDIQFLAGKERTQEEFFHTFNTLHNNYKQIVITSDRIPKEIPTLEDRLRSRFEWGLMVDIAPPDFETRVAILKKKAEKEKIFVPDEVFNFIAEKITSNIRELEGALIRILAHASLSNQEITLDYAKKILSGIYDKVKKIDLSPDKIKSTVADYFSLSVKDLEGERRSQDYVVPRQIAMYLIRELTNYSLPQIGEIFGGRDHSTVLHSIEKIKKELKKDENLRACIEDLKRLLIGE, encoded by the coding sequence ATGAAAGGAATTTGGGAAAAAACTCTTGGAATAATAAAAGATTATCTATCTAAACCATCTTTTGAAACGTGGTTTAAGACAACTGAGGTAATTGAAGAAGGGGATGAAAAATTAAAAATTGGAGTAATATCTGAATTTGCGAAAGATTGGCTAAGAAGCAACTATCTGTCTTTAATAAAAGAAGTTTTAAGAGCTGTTGCTGGAAAGGATATTGAAGTTGAGTTTGTTGTTATAAAAAAAGATGAGGAGAGGGAAGAGCTTAAGATAGAACAAAAGAACTCTTTTGGTTTAAATGAGAACTACACATTTGAAAATTTTGTTGTAGGAGAAAGCAATAAACTTGCTCATGCTGCAAGTTTAGCAGTTGCAAAAAATCCAGGAAGATCATATAATCCACTTTTTATATATGGTGGTGTCGGGCTTGGAAAAACTCATCTAATCCAAGCAATTGGACATTACATTATTAAAACAAAACCAGCCCTTAAAGTTGTTTATATAACTAGTGAAGTCTTTACAAATGAAGTAATTAATTCAATTCAAAAAAATAAAATGAATGAATTTCACGAAAAATATAGAAATATAGATTGTCTTTTAATAGATGATATACAATTTCTTGCTGGAAAAGAGAGAACTCAAGAGGAATTTTTCCACACATTTAACACTTTACACAATAATTATAAACAGATTGTAATAACAAGCGATAGAATACCAAAAGAGATCCCTACGCTTGAAGATAGATTGAGAAGTAGATTTGAATGGGGTCTTATGGTTGATATTGCACCACCTGATTTTGAAACAAGAGTTGCAATACTTAAAAAGAAAGCAGAAAAAGAAAAAATTTTTGTTCCAGATGAAGTTTTTAATTTTATTGCTGAAAAAATTACAAGTAATATAAGAGAATTAGAGGGTGCACTTATAAGAATTCTTGCACATGCTTCATTAAGTAATCAAGAAATAACACTTGATTATGCAAAAAAAATTCTTTCTGGTATTTATGATAAAGTAAAAAAAATTGATTTAAGCCCAGATAAAATAAAATCAACTGTCGCTGATTATTTCTCTCTTTCGGTTAAAGATCTTGAAGGTGAAAGAAGGTCTCAAGATTATGTTGTCCCAAGACAGATTGCAATGTATCTTATTAGAGAATTAACAAACTACTCCCTTCCACAAATTGGTGAAATTTTTGGAGGAAGAGATCACTCGACAGTTCTTCATTCAATTGAAAAAATTAAAAAAGAATTAAAAAAAGATGAAAATTTAAGAGCATGTATTGAAGATTTAAAGAGGTTGTTAATAGGTGAGTGA
- the recR gene encoding recombination mediator RecR, whose translation MYQYPKSLNKLIEILSHLPGIGPKSAERIALFLLRTKDEFIEELILGIKNLKKNVKTCKVCFNLTENDDTCSICKDNTRDKFTILVVEDVKDLIRIESLGYYKGVYHVLGGHISTSQGLGIEHLTIDSLEERVKSGEVKEIIFALSPQWEGDITKEYIKKILKKYNIKISSLARGISGATYFESIDDSSLIQALIDRKEEK comes from the coding sequence ATGTATCAGTATCCTAAAAGTTTAAATAAATTAATTGAAATTTTATCTCACCTACCAGGAATTGGGCCAAAAAGTGCAGAAAGAATTGCACTTTTTTTGCTCAGAACAAAAGATGAGTTTATTGAAGAATTAATTTTAGGTATTAAAAACCTTAAAAAAAATGTAAAAACATGTAAAGTCTGTTTTAATTTAACAGAAAATGATGACACTTGTTCAATTTGTAAAGATAACACTAGGGATAAGTTCACTATCCTTGTTGTTGAAGATGTTAAAGATTTAATTAGAATTGAGTCATTAGGTTATTATAAGGGTGTTTACCATGTTCTTGGGGGACATATCTCAACTTCACAAGGTCTTGGAATAGAACATTTAACTATTGATTCATTAGAAGAAAGGGTTAAAAGTGGAGAAGTGAAGGAGATAATTTTTGCATTATCTCCTCAATGGGAAGGAGATATCACAAAAGAGTATATCAAAAAAATTCTTAAAAAATATAATATTAAAATTTCATCACTTGCAAGGGGAATATCAGGTGCAACTTATTTTGAATCAATAGATGATTCATCTTTAATACAAGCATTAATTGATAGAAAAGAAGAAAAATAA